A genome region from Phaeobacter sp. A36a-5a includes the following:
- the murA gene encoding UDP-N-acetylglucosamine 1-carboxyvinyltransferase, with translation MDSILVTGNGPLKGQIPIAGAKNACLTLMPATMLSEEPLTLTNAPRLSDIRTMTTLLQSLGAEVSTLQDGQVLAMSSHDINNHTADYDIVRKMRASILVLGPMLARDGHAVVSLPGGCAIGARPVDLHLKALEALGAELELKDGYVHAKAPMGGLKGGTIDFPLVSVGATENALMAATLAKGTTVINNAAREPEIVDLAQCLRKMGAQIEGEGTSTITIQGVDRLHGATHPVVTDRIELGTYMLAPAICGGEVELLGGKRSLIEAFCDKLEAAGVEITENENSLTVRRGSNRVQAVDVVTEPFPGFPTDLQAQMMALMCTAEGTSVLEEKIFENRFMHAPELMRMGAKIDVHGGHATVTGVEKLKGAPVMATDLRASVSLILAGLAAEGETKVSRVYHLDRGYEHVVRKLSSVGAKIERIQEQ, from the coding sequence ATGGATTCGATTTTGGTGACCGGGAATGGCCCGCTCAAGGGGCAGATTCCCATCGCGGGTGCAAAAAACGCCTGTCTCACGCTGATGCCGGCAACCATGCTGAGCGAGGAGCCGCTGACGCTGACAAATGCGCCGCGACTTTCGGATATTCGCACCATGACGACCTTGTTGCAGTCGCTGGGAGCCGAGGTGTCGACGCTGCAGGATGGCCAAGTGCTGGCGATGTCCAGCCATGACATCAACAATCATACCGCAGACTACGATATCGTGCGTAAAATGCGGGCGTCGATTCTGGTTCTGGGGCCAATGTTGGCACGCGATGGTCATGCGGTTGTCTCGCTGCCTGGTGGCTGTGCCATTGGGGCGCGTCCGGTAGATCTGCACCTGAAAGCGCTGGAAGCGCTAGGGGCAGAGCTGGAACTGAAAGACGGTTACGTCCATGCCAAGGCGCCGATGGGCGGCTTGAAAGGTGGCACTATCGATTTCCCCTTGGTTTCAGTCGGCGCGACCGAAAATGCCCTGATGGCCGCGACTTTGGCCAAAGGCACCACCGTGATCAACAACGCGGCGCGGGAGCCTGAAATCGTCGACTTGGCGCAGTGCTTGCGCAAGATGGGTGCTCAGATCGAAGGTGAAGGCACCTCGACGATCACAATTCAGGGCGTGGATCGTCTGCACGGCGCCACCCATCCGGTTGTTACCGACCGGATCGAGCTGGGCACCTATATGCTGGCGCCAGCGATCTGCGGTGGTGAGGTTGAGCTGCTCGGCGGAAAACGGTCCTTGATCGAGGCGTTCTGTGATAAGTTGGAGGCCGCCGGCGTCGAGATCACCGAGAATGAGAACAGCCTGACCGTGCGCCGCGGCAGTAACCGCGTTCAGGCCGTGGATGTCGTGACCGAACCGTTCCCCGGTTTTCCGACCGATCTTCAGGCGCAGATGATGGCCCTGATGTGCACGGCCGAGGGAACCAGCGTTCTGGAAGAGAAGATCTTTGAGAACAGGTTTATGCATGCGCCGGAGCTGATGCGCATGGGCGCGAAGATCGACGTGCATGGTGGCCATGCTACCGTGACCGGCGTCGAAAAACTGAAAGGAGCACCGGTGATGGCCACCGATCTGCGTGCCTCGGTTTCCCTGATCCTTGCCGGCCTCGCGGCAGAGGGTGAAACCAAGGTTAGTCGGGTCTATCATCTGGACCGCGGCTACGAGCATGTGGTGCGGAAGTTGTCGTCGGTCGGTGCCAAGATCGAACGGATCCAGGAGCAGTGA
- a CDS encoding DUF2948 family protein, which produces MSDASFDDGREAPLNLGALGPDDLQVIASLAQDAVFPVTEISWRPSERRFALLLNRFRWEDKDASERRGRPYERVQSVLVVDQVLSVASQGVDRKERDLILSLLSLSFEPGTDGDGHIVLTLAGDGAIRLAVEAIEVTLRDVTRPYQAPSGRAPQHET; this is translated from the coding sequence ATGTCAGATGCCAGTTTCGACGATGGGCGCGAAGCGCCGCTGAATCTTGGTGCCCTGGGTCCCGACGATCTGCAGGTCATCGCCTCGCTCGCACAGGATGCGGTGTTTCCGGTGACGGAAATCAGCTGGCGCCCGAGCGAACGGCGTTTTGCCCTGCTGCTGAACCGGTTCCGCTGGGAGGACAAGGACGCCTCTGAAAGGCGCGGACGCCCTTATGAACGGGTGCAGAGTGTACTGGTGGTCGATCAGGTGCTGTCTGTGGCGTCGCAAGGGGTGGATCGCAAAGAGCGCGATCTTATCCTGTCTCTCCTATCGCTGAGTTTTGAGCCCGGTACCGACGGTGACGGGCATATTGTCTTGACGCTTGCCGGTGATGGGGCCATCCGTCTGGCTGTCGAGGCGATCGAGGTGACCTTGCGCGATGTGACGCGTCCCTATCAGGCACCATCGGGTCGGGCACCGCAGCACGAGACATGA